The window gaccgatgcctctataaataggactagccaccaccataggaggcaaCTGATCTTGGAttagatccattccaccaaggccacccCCCGACtcaccaagctcaagaacacctctcctcaggaggtcgttcttaccttgtacttgttcatcctcagcctacgaggcaatccaccacaccacactggagtaggggattacaccacaacagtggcccaaaccagtataaaccctcgtgtctattgttctttgggttcgtgaagctaggccttgagatcatcgtgcgagcgagctagggagagagagttcttcgtgcgcaccccagaattcgaacctcaagggtttgccggaaccctaaattcAACATCCACCATCATGAAAAAAAGCATTTGGAAAGTTTGGGGCTCCCAAGGTTAAGTTCTTATCCTGGTTGGCACTTCAAGGTAGGATTTGGACGGCAGACAGACTGCAAAAGAGAGGCTGGGACAATTATGGCCTTTGCACCATGTGCAAGAGGGCCAGCGAGACTGCCCCACGCCTATTCTACAAATGTTGTTTCATACTTCATGTTTGGAGATGGTGAGGGATTGTCTAGGGCTTGGAGCATTTGAGATGCACTGATGGGGAACCGAGCAAAACATCAAGAGGTGGTGGACCGGCATTGTCCCGACCAAATACCATAAACCGTAAGGTGATGGTTTCCTTCACCATGCTTGTGTGTTGGACCATCTAGAACGAGAGGAATGCTAGAGTTCTTACGAAAAAATCACTGGCACCTTTCTACATCCTAAAGATTATTCAAGATGAGGCCAAGATTTTGTCACCGCGGGAGCTACGCACTTGAGCAAGATCATGCCACGAGAGTAATTATGTATGTAATTTAGTTACCTTTGGCGGCTACGTTGTGGAGCCGATAACATGTATTTTTCAGAACTCCTTTATTAATGGTGGTTGGGGCTCTTTTTCCCATGTCATTCTTTAATGCATGATAGGCACGTTCATGCGTATTCGAAAAAAAGAGAGACAAACTGCCTAGGTTTCCAAAAAAGGGACCATCTGTCTACCTATTGTCTTAAAATGCAACATGTATCCCAACTAATTATGCAATTACTCATTTTTTATGTCAACAAAAGTTGCTAGCAGATGATTTGTTTCACAACATTTTAATGAGGTTGTAGCATCTTGATAGGGATTGAATTAAGATTTTCTGTCATCAGAAAATGTGAGGCCATGTACTTAGTGAATGGGAGACACAGAATTCCAAAGCAATGGCTCGGTATAGTTTGACCCCGCGTTGATCCTGTCTATTGTGGCACTAGATTTCGTGTTATCGCATCTTGGATCTCACCAAAGAACATGTTATTAGTGGTGATGGATTCGTTTACTTATGCGCTAAACTCTGTACGCACGTGCGGGATCACTTTTACTTCCACTGATTGCGTTGATGAAATGACCCAATGTACATATGTACACCTTAACTGTCAGAAAGTCACAATCATAGCCCGTGTTTAGATCCGTGTCATCAACTAATTCCATGTGGCCCAGCAGGTTAAGGCATTGATCCTTATCTGCCTCTTTCTCAGCATCATTAATCCATGCCAGGATATCGGTTTTCACCTTCCCCATAGATTGATCTAATTGGGCCCGCACGGGAGGAAAGTGGGCATTATAGGACTGTTGCATGCCATCAGCATCAATCGGTTTACTTTGGGCTCTAGTAGTTTTTGCACCATCTCCTGAAACAACACTTGTTATGCCGCTTGCCTGCTTATTTTTAGATATTGTCCACTCTAATTTTGGTTTTCCAATTTTGGAAACCACTAAATGATGAAGTAGATAATTTGACATGGTGGAATTCATCGCTATTTTGGACATTACGATAACTTTCGGCATGTCGAGTAGGACGAAACATATATTATTTTCCTTAATTTGTGGTTGGAAAGGAGAAGATACTAAGTAGAGAAGAAATGTTCAAATTATTAGCTTTCTTACATATTGGATGCAAGTCTGCCAACTGTAGCAGCTTGCTCTCCAAAAAATTGTCTTTTTAAGTGATTTACCCTTGCAATACCCTAGGTTTTTAATTAGTGCATATATACAAGTATATTGTTAGAGTGATGTCGTTTAGCTAAAGGATACTTAAATAGTTCGATACCAACCAACACATCAAGCAATAACCTGAAGACCAAGCTATGGGTCGGGATGGGGAACCCTTGCAGTGAGACTGATATGGCTCTCTTCTACGCTTCCACCGTCACCACCGTGGGAAATGTAGGGAAGACAAATTTTTGGGACGCATCATGGTTGCTTGGTAAGAGTCCGAAGGACATCGTCCCTCTCGTTTTCGCATCCTCCAAGCGAAAAAAATGGGCGGTGCGCGATGTGATGCGTCACAACGCTTCAGTATACAAGATCAACCCTTCCGCCATTCTCATGGTGGATCACATCATTCATCATGTGGATCTTTGGATTAGGCTGGATCAGTTCCAATTTCACGCGGATGTTGAAGACGATATTTCTTGGAAGTTTGATGCAAATGGAGAGTACTCTGCGACGTCGACTTACATGATTCAATTGCCGGGATCCACGTCCACCATCATTACCAAACCATTTGGAAAGTTTGGGGCCCTCCCAAGGTTAAGTTCTTCTCCTGGTTGGCACTTTACGGTACGATCTGGATGGCGGACAGACTGCAAAAGAGAGGATGGGACAATTGTGGCTTTTGCACACGGTGCAAGAGGGCCAACGAGACTACCCCACACCTATTCTACAAATGTCGGTTCACAATGCATGTTGGGAGGATGGTGAGGGATTGTCTAGGGCTTGGAGAGCTTGAGATGGACCGATGGGGGACCGAGCAAAATGTAGATGGTGGACCAGCATGTCCCGACCAAATACCGCAAACCGGAAGGCGATGGATTCCCTCACCATGCTTGTGTGTTGGATCATCTGGAACAAGGAATGCTAGAGTTTTTAGGAAAAAATCAACGCCGCCTTTCTACCTCCTAAAAAAGCTTATCCAAGATGAGGCCAAGCTTTGGGTCACCATAGGAGCTACGCACTGGAGCAAGATCATGCCGTGGGAGTAATTCTGTATATAGTTTACCTTTGACGGCCTATGTTGTGTAGCTGATAACATGTACCTTTTAAAACTCCTTTATTAATGAAAAAGGCAATCCTTTTGCCTCGGTTTTTAAAAATAATACCCTTAAGACAGCCAGCACATCTGTTTGCCTGTTGTTTTAATATGCAACATGTATCCCAGCTAACTAAGTTGTTACTCATTTTTTGTCAGCAAAGTTGCTACTATCACATGATTTATTTTCACAACTTTTTAATGCGGATGTATCAGCTCGATATAATGACTAAACTAAAATGTTCTGCTATCGCAAAAGGCGAGGCCATGTACTTGGTGAAAGGGCGACACTTAGTTCCAGAGCAACGGCTTGGCATTTTATTTTACTTTTGAATTATGGCTCGGCATAATTTGACCTCGCGTCGACCCTGTCTATGGTGGCACTAGATTTCGTGCCATCGCATCATTGGACATTGtcgccagagagagagagaacgtGTTATTAGTGGGTgatgcattcgtttacttacgtgcTAAGCTCTGTACTACGCACGTGCGGCATCACTTTTACGTCCCCTGCTGGAGTTGATGAAGTGACACCACGTACATATGTAAATGCGCAGAAAACAAACGCACATCCCAAAGGGCGAATGGGATGCTTACACGGCGACAAAACCCAATGATTTCCTCCCCTGCCCTGCATCTGCATGCACACCACGAAGCTCGTACGGCCGGCGTGCGATGGATGGATGGCCTTTTCCCATTTCGCGACACCGGAGCTCCATGCCTCTTATGGACGGCATTCATCTCGCACCTACGCTACGTTAGGTGGGCGCAGTACGCGCCCCACGACAACCAGCGCGGTCGTGGCGTACAGTGCAATATTCCCGGGCGTACGAGCCAAACGAACCAACGAACGACCGAACGATCGGCCTGCCCGGTCAAACGGACGAGCGAAGCTAAGCTCTGCACAGTGGGGCGTCAGGCGCCCCATCTGCGATTGCATCCGCCACCATCAATTCGTCGTCGAGCTCGCACAGTGCCGGAACTCGGGAAAGGTACGGCCATGAGCCGCGTATATACTCCACAGTGGCGGTGCATTGagttggatggatggatggatgccaccactgattaCTCGATATGCCGTCGCAATTATATGGCCGGCCGGCGACCGCACACCTGCACGGCGCAAACTGCTTACAGGGACGAAAAACAGGGGAGAGCGCCAGGGTGAGCAGCATCTAGACACACATTGACACATGCATACATCTGGTAGTaactgcatgtgtgcatgataataTCTGAGACGGCTGGCTCTCGATCGCCATCCGCGTCGCATCTCTCTTTTCTGTCCCGTCGATTCCATGGCTGGTATGGATCCATCGGCTCACAGCCGCCTACcagttcttttcttctcttctctgTCAGAAAAAGGAAAACGAACTAGGCTCCTACAAAATCTCCACGGCTAAATCCAAAACCTTCCTATCTAAACCCCTAGCTTAGCTCTAGCTCTCTCTGGCTGGTCGGGTTACGGTCGCTGCCGAGTCAATCACACCTCTCTGGGGTCCACGAAGATGGACTGCCCGGGCGCCGACTTGGCCCAATCCCAGCcgtccgcgtcgggctcgccgcctCCCAGCCGCTTCATGCACCACAGGTCCTCCGCGCACGACAGGCTGCGCCAGTGCGGCAGCCGCCGCCGGAGCGGGTCCAGCGCCGCCACCTCCACCGCCACGGCCGCCGCCCTCCCGCGCGCCCTGTTCACGAACGACACGTACAGCGCCTTCGCGGCCAGCGCTGCCTCGTCGCCTTCGCCGCCCAGGCCGTACGCGAACCAGCCCGCGAACGGCCGGAAGAAGTCCGGGACGGACGGCACGCGCATCCACTTGGCCGCGCGATCCAGCGCCCGGCTCGCGGCGGCTGCCGCGCGGCGGAGGCGCGAGGCCCCGCGCATCTCCAGCCGGAACACGCCGCCGCAGTCCCACAGGCTCGCCACGGCCCACGACGCCGGCGGCGAGGCCAGGAAGTGCTCCACCCCGCGCCACCTGAAACCGTCGTCCACGACGGCCAGGAACGTGCCGAGCGAGAGCCTGTTGACGAGGACGGCGCCGATGTCGGCCGGGAAGAGCTCGACGTGGCCGAACCGGCGGCGGTACAGCCGCTCGGCGTCGCGCGCGTCCAGGGGCAAGACGGCCGCGCGGCGCGGCGCCCGGAGGCGATGCGCGTGCACGGGGTGCACGAGGAGCGACGGCGTGCGGAACTTGGAGTAACCGCACCGCCCGGTGAAGAGCTGCACAGACGCCTCGTTGGACTTGTCCGTGGCCATGTACGCGTACTCGGCGCCCATCAGCGCGAACCACCGCTCCAGATGCCCTACCAGCCGCAGCGCCACGCCCATCCTCCTGCAACCGCCGATCACGCGCGGCGCCATTAATTAGTATTTAATTCTTCGCCACGCACACGCCGAATCAATGCCACAGCGTACTCGGGCGGGCGGGCGCTCATGAGTGTCACGGACGGGGAGAAGATGAAATCAATTCAATTCAATTCAATTCAATTGTGTTTTACCTGTGGGAAGGTGAGACGCGGAGGCCGAGAATGTAGCCGACGCTGGCGAAGGCGGGCGCGCCGGGGCAGCTCTTCCCCGTGGCCACGGACTTGACGGTGCCGCGGATGAGCCCGACGATGCGGCCGGGCTGGGCGGACGTCTCAGCTACCTTCCATGTCAAAATCAACACAGTTGAGGATTAAAGCAACCCACTACCAGCCGCAATCGATGGAAATCAGCTCGCTGCTCGTCTGCCCTCGCGACGTGTAAGTGTAACTGTGCACCCAAGCAGCAAGCCGGAGCAGATAGACAGCAGGCACTTACCAGCATGAGATACGCCGGCGAGTTGCGAATGCGGGCGACGGGGTCGCCGAGCAGGTCGGCGTGGAGCGACATGCCGCCGGGCTGGCCGACCTCGCACTCGCGATCGACGGCCTCGGTGCCGGCGCGGTCCGTCGACGGGCTGTACTCCCGGATGATTACCCTCGGCTTCCCCTCCGCATCTTCCATGGCGCTCGAGCTCGACTGTAACCGTATACCGTATCCCTACGACTCACTCATCCGCAGCCAGCTTCACCTGGTCAGCGGTCATGTCGACGACAGGCCGGCCGGGAGCggggaggaggggaggagaggagaggagaaagcGGCGCGTGGATGCAGTCGCAGGGAGGGCGGAGCAGTTAGCGCGCGTATATATAGTGGCGGAGCCTCCGTTTGAATTCTTTTCCTATCCTTGGCCTCCCCGCACCATAATAATCTCTAAAAATTCCTATCCCTTGGGCTCCGCGGCTGGCAGACCGGAATTAAAAACCGAAGAGGATTTTAGGGGCCTAAAGCTAAAATAATAACTCACGCGCGCGCTGATCGCTCCTCCTCATAAACCAGGAAAAGAAAAACTGCAGACATGCTTAGCCGTCGCGCGACTGGAAAGGCGGCGATCAAGCGGCAAGGAGCATATGACTGCCAGTCGAAAAGAAGAGGCCCAACCCGAACGAGCCGCCCCGCCTTTTGGTTTTCCCAGCGAgtggagcccgccgccgccgccgtcgtaaaAATAAAAATGGAGAGTGGAGCACATGATTGGGGGTTTACGGCAGCAACGGCGTTTAAGGTGCAGTGAAATTAAGATGGCATTAAGGTGGTCTTTGGATAGTGGGAGTGGGGGGAACTGCCGCTTTACACCTGGTTCTGCTCTGCTCTGCTTGCCGCTCTTTCGGCCATCACAAAAGGCCAGCCTTTTTAGCGGCGTTACAACACTAACAACGGTCGGTTTTACCGTGACGCACGCACGTGAGCGCTAGTGGATCGGAAGGAATATGGTTTTCTGAGTCGGTCGTAGGGCAAGGCCAGCATTGCGACCGATCCCTCCCCCCCTGAACCTGAACCCAACTCGCCCAATAGTTAAGGTTATCCGGCGAAGTCAGAGTGGATTTTGGCGAGGCGGCCAACTTGTAGATCTTCCCTTCCCAGGTGATTCATCCTTTGTTTTATCGATTCTCTTCTGTGCCGACAGAAACACGGCCATGTTCTACAAACTGTCCCGAACTGTTCCCGTATTACTAGGAGCACAAGACGTTGGCGAGTACTATCAGGGAGTCTCCCGCGCAAAAGAATACAAGATGTTGCAACTATCACCTTTTCCACGCTGCTGGTGCTAAAACGCCAAGGCATCTCAGTTTCCTTTAGAGTTTTCGAATGGTATTACTGCTCTCTTTTTTCTTTAGAGTTTTCGAATGGTATTATTAgcggtggcccacatgtcagtaggtGGAAGTGG is drawn from Triticum dicoccoides isolate Atlit2015 ecotype Zavitan chromosome 4A, WEW_v2.0, whole genome shotgun sequence and contains these coding sequences:
- the LOC119284847 gene encoding probable N-acetyltransferase HLS1, producing the protein MEDAEGKPRVIIREYSPSTDRAGTEAVDRECEVGQPGGMSLHADLLGDPVARIRNSPAYLMLVAETSAQPGRIVGLIRGTVKSVATGKSCPGAPAFASVGYILGLRVSPSHRRMGVALRLVGHLERWFALMGAEYAYMATDKSNEASVQLFTGRCGYSKFRTPSLLVHPVHAHRLRAPRRAAVLPLDARDAERLYRRRFGHVELFPADIGAVLVNRLSLGTFLAVVDDGFRWRGVEHFLASPPASWAVASLWDCGGVFRLEMRGASRLRRAAAAASRALDRAAKWMRVPSVPDFFRPFAGWFAYGLGGEGDEAALAAKALYVSFVNRARGRAAAVAVEVAALDPLRRRLPHWRSLSCAEDLWCMKRLGGGEPDADGWDWAKSAPGQSIFVDPREV